A segment of the Amblyomma americanum isolate KBUSLIRL-KWMA chromosome 6, ASM5285725v1, whole genome shotgun sequence genome:
TGAAATAGCACCGTTGTCTATCTTATCCGCGTCAACGCGGGCCCGTCGATGACCTTGCTTAGCCTTACAAATGTACTAGCAGTATTCTCGATTTGCGGCTAATTCGTGGTATAGTTTCCCAGCTTTTCGATAAAGCCTGGCGATTTAACCAGCATTCGGTTCTATTCTCAGCGATCAGAATATCGTTGGcggtccgccgcggtggcttagtggttagggcgctcggctactgatccggagttcccgggttcgaacccgaccgcggcggctgcgttgcgatggaggcgaaacgcaaaaggtgcccatgtgctgtgcgatgtcagtgcaggatagagatccccaagtggtcgagattccggagccctccactacggcacctctttcttcctttcttctcttagtccctcctttatgccttcccttatggcgcggttcaggtgtccgccgatatgtgggacagatactgcgccaatttcctttctccaaaagccaattattattattattattattattattattattattattattattgtttttggTGGCGGGAGCGTCGGTAGTGTCCGTTAGCTCAGACTTCCAGCAGGAAGTCAACGAGTCCGTCCTTCAAATGCCCAATGCTGTCTGCTACCACAATTAGTGTAAGAAGCTACTATTTTGGCACTGAATTCGTCACGGTGATTCTTACATTCTCGCAGCCCAAATACGTGTACAAAAGTGCGGCTAAAAAGTTTGCTGTGTAAAAGTTCAGGAAGAGAGGTGAACGAGTCGCGTCTATCCTGCTCGGTTAGGCGAACCTGGAATTGAACACCTCGGAGACTGAACTGTAGCGGGGAAGTCAGCTATATATAAGATGCGCTGTGCATACTTAAACCTGCGCTGATTAAGAGTGTCGAAGCTCAACGTGCCGAGACACTCTGCGGCTGAAAAGTCGACggtggagagaaagaaagaagacaaaagcgCGGCCCGTACGCTGTGCGGACAAAAAAGAGAAGTTTGCGACATCGAGAAATAATCATGCAAGAGGAGAgagaagggagaaaaaaaaataataatgaagcCGGGGCAGAAATAAAGCCGACCGAGCCGCGTGTGTGGGTGCGCGAAACAACGAGAAGGGAACGAAAGCAGAAAcggagagaaagaaataaaagcatAAAAAGCCGACGCGCCGAAACAAGGCAGCCATCCGAGCGTGGCACCCCTCCGCCCGTCCCCGCTGAGCCAATGAGCAGCGGTCCGGGCCGTTCCCGCCGTGGGACCTTACCTGAATCCGCCATTCACGTCGGCGCCGCGCTGCTCTCGCACGCCGTCCTTCCAGCCTTCGGCAGCAACCACGCGCGTCGTCAACGCGACGTGTTGCTCTCGCGGGGTGTCCGACGTCGCCTGTTTGATGCGCCGCCGACCGCGGGGCGTCGCGACGACTGCTAATATCCCGTGCGAAAGCGGCCGCCGTCTTTTCTTCCCGTTCGTCGTCATCGAGTGGTCACGATGGTCATTTTGGGAACGTACGACGGGACTCTCCTCTGGCTGTGTCACTGGTCCTGAGGCCGAAGAAGTGCACCACAGTTTCGGCTTGGCCTATACCCGGTGGCCTGCCGAAAACCGTCGGGTCCGACTTTGCGTCGTCGCGGTGGGAACCCAGCTGGCCGTTTCCACCCAGACTTGGTGGCGTCAGTGAATCCGCACGGTATAAGACGTAAATCCAAGATCACTCGGTCGTCTCCGCGACAAGCGGACAGACCTCACTGAGGAATACAAAGCCCTCTCCGAGGACCGCTCGTTATTACCCTCGCGTCTTCGGGAAGCCGATCAAGCACTGGGAGTCGTCGAGTCTGCTGGGCAGTTCTCGGACACCCCTCTCTTCGTGAGCGGCCCCGAAGACGACGTCTCGTGGCTGGCAGCAAGCTGGGTGATTCGGCGCTGCTCCGTTCGCTGCTTCTCCAGAGCCCACCAGCGGCGGCGACGTCGGCGGCTGCGTGCAAGCGGTCTGCGGTCGACTGTGCTTCTGGCGTCCTTCCCGGGCGCATCCTGGCTCCGCCGCATCCGACGACCCCGGGCGCCATAATAGCGACGTTCTGCCAACTTCCGACCGGTAGCAGCCCCAAGCTCTTCCTCTCGGGCGCCAGACTGCGTAAGTTGCCATCCGCCCCCGCCGGGCGTCCGCATCCTCCCGCGAGAGCGCCGTGCGCGCATCCCAtaggcgacagaaaaaaaaaagggggggggggggcggaccgGCTTTCCGTTTTCCTGTGCTCGCGGCGGACGTTTTTAATCGGTTCCGACGACGACTCCTGGCCTTTTGTTCGGGGCGGATCGCAGAGGGGGGGTCTTCCGCTGTCGACGCAACTtggcgtgtgtttgtgtgtctcTATGTACTCGTGGACACACATGTACGCCGTTGGAAACCAACTGTCTATCGGTACCGCGTACGCGGCGCTCACACTGAGGCCGCGGCGACCAGCGGGACGTGGGCGGCGAACGGGCCCAGAGCGAAAGGGAGCGCGTCGCTTTCCCTCGATAATAGTTCATGCTTATCCGTTCTTGTGGCGCACCGGCTGTGCAAAGGGAGCGTCTTTTTTTCTCTAAGACCGGCTGAGACCTTTCGGTCCTGGTAACGCGTCCTCCAACATAGGACCATCTCAGTTTGAAGAAAGATGTTATCGAGAGCGTGCATTCAGGTTAAACAGGGGACGGTTCTTTGCGAGAGGCAATGTAGCTCCGCGTATCATACTTTTCACGCCCTGCGTAATGGTGGAAAGTCGTGCGGGAGGCGCGTAACATGTTGGCATCCGCTACCAGGTCCGATAGGAGTTCCGTGACAATCATGGTGTGTAGTTCCGCGTCCTCATGCCAATTCCCATTTTTCCATATCTTATCTGCTACATCTTCGGACGTCAGTTTTCGTTATCAGCTTCCTCGTTCGTTTTCGCTTCATTAAACGGCACTGCAGATGCGCCGCGCTCTCTCCCTGTACTTCGTGGGAGCAGTATTTCATGCCTGCCGAGCAGCGAAGCGGCACCGGTGGGGTCGTGAACGCGGTTGCCAGGTGACCTGCCACTCCGGAAATGGGCCAAAAATGCCGGGCCGTAAACAGCCGCAAGTGCGTCTGATAGGTCGCCGCACGGCGGGTAGTTGACGTGTCTGTCTGTGTGCGCGCGCGAACAGCTTCGTGCGAATGCGAATCCGTGCACTGCAGTGGTGGTGCCAGCCAACGCGCCTCCGCCGTTTGGCTGTTCATTGACCGGGGACTGAGGTATATGTACCCCTTTCTTTTCTTCGCACCTGCACGCTGTTGTTCAGTTTGTTGTAGTTATCGAGTTTGGCGCTTGTCTCAACGAGTCGCCATCTGGATTTAATGCGGTGACGCTGGTGGGAAACGATGTTTATGCGATTGCTGTTTTGGACTACAGGCGAGTGATGCAGTCTTGAACTCTTATCGCTAGTTGGCCGCTACCTCTTCCTTTATCCTTTAATGTTTTTAGTTCGTTGAGCTGCCATTGTTTTTTGCTGCTGGTGATCCATCAAGAGCCCGAGTAAATGACAATATTCAAACGCGTGAACATGGTAGAAACAGCGCTGGTACAGGACGGAGcaagaacacaacacaggcgcgGCTTCGTCCTGTGTGAGCTCTGTTTTTTCCCTTCTAGCTGAGAAACACATGAACTTAAATGATAGATGTTCACAATGCGCTCGCTATGAGAAATTGTTCCTTGACCATAAAACAAAACAGTGCCTGTGCTCGGAGGAGCCCTGATGTGGTGTAGGATAGTTTAGTCCAGGTCCACCATACAAGGTCTCACAGCTTGGCCTTACTACCACCATGAATCTACACCGCATTGTGCAATTGAGACACGGTGTAAGGAAAGGACAGCTTTTGTTACCGCAAGGTGCTCTCGGAGTTGGCGACTGTGCTTTCGCGTATATACTCACGTTAAAAGGCAGCTGAGCATTGAACTCTCATTGTAACGGTTAGTAACAGCTGCCCAGCTGACAGACACCGTTGTTCAGTCCGTGCTGTCCTCCAGCTAAGCGGCGCCTTGGAGTCGGCGAAGTTTTGCGCTTTCTCTTTTGTCGCCCTGCCAGCAGCACGTGCACCGTGATTATCCtcaggaagaggaggaggaggaggaaaaagaggCAGTTCTTGCTTTAAAACGGTCTTCTGCGAAACCCTCGCGCTAGAGCGTCGCACTTCAACACGCGTTGCAGCCGGGTTTCGACAGCGGGGGAATCCCATGGCTGCAGGCCCGCACCAGATCTTTTCCCCGCGCCAGATCACGGCTGCCAGAACGGAGGGCAGGTGACCGGTGGAGGGAGAGGAGAGCTGCATTAGCGAGA
Coding sequences within it:
- the LOC144136367 gene encoding uncharacterized protein LOC144136367 isoform X1, which gives rise to MTTNGKKRRRPLSHGILAVVATPRGRRRIKQATSDTPREQHVALTTRVVAAEGWKDGVREQRGADVNGGFRFPGPAEPEDSARDVRAKSSSGSTGPQTLRRSREFSLRRIFKDTEP